GCCGTCACACGCCGTTCTTCAACAACTACCGTCCCCAGTTCTACTTCCGGACGACGGACGTGACCGGCGTGGTCACGCTGCCCGAGGGCACCGAGATGGTCATGCCCGGCGACAACACCGCGATCTCGGTGGAGCTGATCCAGCCCATCGCGATGGACGAGGGTCTGCGTCTGGCGATTCGTGAGGGCGGTCGCACCGTCGGCGCGGGTCGCGTCACCAAGATCAACAAGTGACTCACCGTGGGGAGGGCTCCTGATCCAGGGGCCCTCCCCACCCCCGATTTGGAGGCCTACCTCGGGGTATGGCATCCTGTAAGGGTTGCTCGTCGGAGGCTGTCGGTGAAGCATTGCGAACCGACAGCCTCGGCGCGAGCGCCCCGCGTCCGCAGCCTTGAGGATCGACTCGAGATCGGTGTCGGCCGGGGCTGCACGAACGCAGGTCCATCAGCGGACCCTGCGGGGTGCAGGGGGTCGAGAGATCCACACCACCGATGACGTCACAGGCATCGGTCTGAGCATCGGGCGCGACACGCCCGACCGCGTGGACCGGGTGACGGTGACGACTGGCAGTGTTTTTTCCTGAATAGGGTGTCTCCTTACGCAGGGGAGCAGCACGGGCCGGGAGGATCCAGGTCGGGATCAACGCGAGGCAACCGCAGCGTGTTAGTCAGAAGCGGCACGAGATTAGAGGAACGGCAAGCCACTATGGCGGGACAGAAGATCCGCATCCGGCTCAAGGCCTACGACCACGAGGCGATCGACGCGTCCGCGCGCAAGATCGTCGAGACCGTGACGCGCACCGGCGCTCGGGTCGTCGGACCTGTGCCGCTGCCCACCGAGAAGAACGTGTACTGCGTCATCCGCTCGCCGCACAAGTACAAGGATTCGCGCGAGCACTTCGAGATGCGCACGCACAAGCGTCTGATCGACATTCTCGACCCGTCGCCGAAGACGGTGGACGCGCTGATGCGCATCGACCTGCCGGCCAGTGTCGACGTCAACATTCAGTGATTCGGGCGCTAGAGCGGCGGAGATAACGAGACCCATGTCTGACAAGCAGATCAAGGGGATCCTGGGCACCAAACTTGGTATGTCCCAGGTCTTCGACGAGAACAACCGGATCGTACCGGTCACGGTCGTCAAGGCCGATCCGAACGTGGTCACCCAGATCCGGACCGACGAGAAGGACGGCTACTCGGCCGTCCAGCTGGCATACGGCGCCATTGACCCTCGTAAGGTCAACAAGCCCGAGACCGGCCACTTCAGCAAGGCGAAGGTGACCCCTCGCAGGCACCTGGTGGAGCTGCGCAGCAGCAACGCCGGTGAGTACGAGGTCGGCCAGGAGGTGACGGCCGACGTGTTCGATCAGGGCACGCTGGTCGACGTCGTGGCCACGAGCAAGGGCAAGGGCACCGCCGGTGTCATGAAGCGACACGGCTTCGCGGGTCTGAGCGCCAGCCACGGTACTCAGCGCAAGCACCGCTCGCCCGGCTCCATCGGCGGCTGCGCCACTCCCGGTCGCGTCTTCAAGGGCGTCCGGATGGCCGGACGCATGGGCAACGTGCGGGTCACCACGCAGAACCTGACCGTGCACCGGGTCGACCTCGAGGCGGGACTCATCCTGCTCAAGGGTGCGGTTCCCGGCCCGAAGGGCGGCCTCGTGCTGGTCAAGAGCGCTGCTAAGGGCGGTGTCTGATGAGCGCGAATGTTGAGATCAAGACCCCGGACGGCAAGGCCGACGGCAGCATCGAGCTGCCCGCCGACGTCTTCGACGTCCAGGCGAACATGGCCCTGATGCACCAGGTCGTGGTCGCGCAGCAGGCGGCGGCTCGGCAGGGCACGCACGACACGAAGACCCGCGGCGAGGTTCGCGGCGGTGGGCGTAAGCCGTACCGCCAGAAGGGCACCGGCCGCGCCCGTCAGGGTTCGGTTCGTGCGCCGCAGTTCGTCGGCGGTGGTGTCGTGCACGGCCCGACTCCGCGCGACTACTCCCAGCGGACGCCCAAGAAGATGAAGGCCGCCGCTCTGCGCGGTGCCCTCTCCGACCGGGCCCGCGAGGGGCAGCTGCACGTGGTCACCTCGCTGGTGGACGGCGAGAAGCCCTCGACGAAGTTCGCTCGTCAGGCGCTGCGCACGATCACCGAGGCCCGCCGCGTGCTGGTCGTCCTGCACCGTGAGGACGTCCTGGGCTGGCAGAGCCTGCGCAACCTTTCCGACGTGCACCTGATCGCTCCCGACCAGCTCAACACGTACGACGTGCTGGTCAACGACGACCTGGTGTTCACGAAGGCGGCTCTGGAGAGCTTCCTCTCCGGCTCGGCCCGGCGGTCTGGCAAGGCCACCGCTCGGTCCGGCGCGAGCGCCGACGCTACCGAGTCCGACTCAGATGGGGAGGCTGGGAAGTGATCCCCGACCCTCGCGACATCTTGGTTGCTCCGGTCGTCTCCGAGAAGAGCTACGGCCTTCTCGAGGAGAAGAAGTACACCTTCGTGGTGGTTCCGGACGCCAACAAGACGCAGATCAAGATCGCCGTCGAGCAGGTCTTCGGCGTGAAGGTCGCGAGCGTGAACACGCTCAACCGTCAGGGTAAGCGCAAGCGCACCCGCACCGGGTACGGCAAGCGCAAGGACACCAAGCGGGCGATCGTGACCTTGCACCCGGAGAGCAAGCCGATCGAGATCTTCGGCGGGCCGTCCGCGTGACGCGGCCGGACCGAACCGGACTGAACGACTGAGGACTGCACAGACATGGGCATCCGCAAGTACAAGCCGACGACACCGGGTCGTCGTGGTGCCAGCGTGGCCGACTTCGCCGAGATCACTCGGTCGACGCCGGAGAAGTCGCTGGTCCGTCCGCTGCACGGCCGCGGTGGTCGTAACGCGCACGGAAAGATCACGACCCGGCACAAGGGTGGTGGCCACAAGCGCGCCTACCGTCTGATCGACTTCCGTCGGTTGGACAAGGACGGCGTGCCTGCCAAGGTCGCGCACATCGAGTACGACCCGAACCGCACCGCCCGCATCGCGCTGCTGCACTACGCGGACGGCGAGAAGCGCTACATCATCGCCCCGGAGAAGACGCGCCAGGGCGACGTGATCGAGAGCGGTCCCCGGGCTGACATCAAGCCGGGCAACAACCTGCCGCTGCGCAACATCCCGACCGGCACCGTGGTGCACGCCATCGAGCTTCGGCCCGGCGGCGGCGCCAAGATCGCCAGGTCGGCGGGTGCCAGTGTGCAGCTGGTCGCCAAGGACGGGCCCTACGCCCAGCTCCGGATGCCGTCCGGTGAGATCCGCAACGTGGACGTGCGTTGTCGCGCCACGATCGGTGAGGTCGGCAACTCCGAGCAGGGCAACATCAACTGGGGCAAGGCGGGACGGATGCGGTGGAAGGGCAAGCGCCCGACCGTCCGTGGTGTCGCCATGAACCCGGTCGACCACCCCCACGGTGGTGGTGAGGGTAAGACCTCCGGTGGTCGCCACCCGGTGAACCCGGCTGGTAAGCCCGAGGGTCGTACGCGTCGTAACAAGCCGAGTGACAAGCTCATCGTCCGCCGACGCCGCACCGGCAAGAAGCGCTGAGCAGGGAGGGAGTGAAGGATGCCACGCAGCCTGAAGAAGGGCCCGTTCGTCGACGACCACCTGCTCAAGAAGGTGGACGTACTGAACGAGTCCGGCAAGAAGACGGTGATCAAGACCTGGTCCCGGCGCTCGACGATCATTCCGGACATGCTCGGGCACACGTTCGCCGTGCACGACGGTCGCAAGCACGTCCCGGTGTTCGTGTCCGAGGCGATGGTGGGTCACAAGCTGGGCGAGTTCGCCCCGACCCGCACCTTCAAAGGTCACGTCAAGGAAGACCGCAGGTCTCGCCGCCGCTGACGCGGGCTTCGACGCGAGATTCACGGACTAGCAAGAGCAAGGGGAAACAGCGATGAACGCCCGAAACGACGCTGTGGCGCCGGAAGGCGAAGAGACGCCGTCGCGTGCCGTGGCGCGGGCCCGCTATGTCCGCGCCACGCCGATGAAGGTGCGCCGCGTGGTCGATCTCGTCAGGGGCCGTCACGCTCAGGAGGCCCTGGCCGTGCTCCGGTTCGCGCCGCAGTCTGCCAGCGAGCCGGTCGAGAAGGTGCTTGCGAGCGCCATCGCCAACGCCGAGAACAACCTCGACCTCGATCCGGAGACGCTCTGGATCAGCAGCATCTACGTGGACGAGGGGCCGACGCTGAAGCGCATCCGGCCGCGGGCTCAGGGCCGCGCGTACCGGGTCCGTAAGCGGACCAGCCACATCACCGTCGAGGTCGAGTCCCGGCCGCAGGCCACGGGCCGGACTCGCAAGTCCAGCGTGAAGGGAAGTGCCCGGTAGTGGGTCAGAAAATCAACCCGCACGGCTTCCGGCTGGGGATCACCACCGACTGGAAGTCCCGCTGGTACGCCGACAAGCAGTACGCCGAGTATGTGTCGGAGGACGTCAAGATCCGCCGAATGCTCTCCAAGGGCATGGAGCGGGCAGGCATCTCCAAGGTGGAGATCGAGCGCACCCGAGACCGGGTCCGCGTCGACATCCACACCGCACGGCCCGGCATCGTGATCGGCCGCCGCGGCGCGGAGGCCGACCGCATCCGCGGTGAGCTGGAGAAGCTGACCAAGAAGCAGATCCAGCTCAACATCCTTGAGGTCAAGGGTTCCGAGTCCGATTCGCAGCTCGTGGCGCAGAACGTCGCCGAGCAGCTCTCCAACCGGGTGTCCTTCCGGCGCGCGATGCGTAAGGCGATGCAGTCGTCGATGCGCTCGCCGCAGGTCAAGGGCATTCGGGTGCAGGTGAGCGGCCGCCTCGGCGGTGCGGAGATGTCGCGCTCGGAGTTCTACCGCGAGGGTCGGGTTCCGCTGCACACGCTGCGTGCGGACATCGACTACGGCTTCTTCGAGGCCAAGACGACCTTCGGCCGTATCGGCGTGAAGGTCTGGATCTACAAGGGTGAGCTGGTCGGCGGCCTGAAGGCTCGCGAGGCTGCGGCTGCCGAGGCTCGGGCACCTCGCCGGGACCGTTCGGATCGGGCGGACCGCCCGGACCGGCCCAACCGTCGTCGCTCCGGTGCGTCCGGGACGACCGCGGCAGGCACCGAGGCCGGACGGGCTGCGGCCGAGACGGCGGAGAAGACGGCGGTCGCGACTTCGCCGTCCGCCGGCGAGAAGACGGAGGGCTGAGAAGTGCTCATCCCGCGTAAGGTCAAGTTCCGTAAGCAGCACCGCCCCGACCGGAGCGGCGCAGCCAAGGGCGGGACGCGGGTCACCTTCGGTGAGTTCGGGATCCAGGCTCTGGAGCCCGCTTACGTCACCAACAGGCAGATCGAGTCCGCTCGTATCGCCATCAACCGGCACATCCGTCGTGGTGGCAAGGTCTGGATCAACATCTTCCCGGACCGCCCGCTGACCAAGAAGCCTGCCGAGACCCGGATGGGTTCCGGTAAGGGTTCGCCGGAGCAGTGGATCTCCAATGTGAAGCCCGGCCGGGTGCTGTTCGAGATGACTTACCCGAACGAGACGGTCGCTCGCGAGGCGTTGCTGCGCGCGATTCACAAGCTTCCGATGAAGTGCCGCATCGTCACACGTGAGGGTGGTGAGTTCTGATGGCAGCGGTCAGCACCGCAGCCGAGCTGCGTGAGCTCACCGAGAGCGAGCTCGTTCAGCGTCTTCGGGAGGCCAAGGAGGAGCTGTTCAACCTCCGCTTCCAGATGGCGACCGGACAGCTGGAGAACAACCGTCGGCTGCGCGTCGTGCGGCATGACATCGCCAGGATCTACACCGTGATGCGTGAGCGCGAGCTGGGCTTGTCCGTCTCGCCGGACCAGGCGGACGCGACCACGAGTGAAGGTGCGGCATGAGCGAGAACGAGCAGAAGACCGAGACGCGGAACAACCGCAAGGTTCGCGAGGGTTACGTCGTCTCGGACAAGATGGACAAGACGGTCGTCGTGCAGCTTGAGGACCGTAAGAAGCACTCCCTGTACGGCAAGGTTCTGCGGAGCACCACCAAGGTCAAGGTGCACGACGAGCAGAACGCCGCAGGCGTGGGCGACCGGGTCCTGCTCATGGAGACTCGACCGCTGTCGGCGACCAAGCGCTGGCGCATCGTCGAGATCCTCGAGAAGGCCAGGTAGGAATCGCGGCGCTTCGGCAGGGTGGTCTCCTGCCGAAGCCGTGCCTGTCAGTAAGGTGCGGCGTCGGCGCCTGGTCCGAGACTGTCAGAGGTCTCAGACCGACCAAGAGGCACTACTAGAGACGACCGCGCCCGTCGGGTCGGAAATCCGGCGGGCAATACGCAGGTCAGGAGTTGACGTGATTCAGCAGGAGTCGCGGCTCCGCGTCGCTGACAACACCGGAGCCAAG
The Actinoalloteichus fjordicus DNA segment above includes these coding regions:
- the rpsJ gene encoding 30S ribosomal protein S10, yielding MAGQKIRIRLKAYDHEAIDASARKIVETVTRTGARVVGPVPLPTEKNVYCVIRSPHKYKDSREHFEMRTHKRLIDILDPSPKTVDALMRIDLPASVDVNIQ
- the rplC gene encoding 50S ribosomal protein L3 codes for the protein MSDKQIKGILGTKLGMSQVFDENNRIVPVTVVKADPNVVTQIRTDEKDGYSAVQLAYGAIDPRKVNKPETGHFSKAKVTPRRHLVELRSSNAGEYEVGQEVTADVFDQGTLVDVVATSKGKGTAGVMKRHGFAGLSASHGTQRKHRSPGSIGGCATPGRVFKGVRMAGRMGNVRVTTQNLTVHRVDLEAGLILLKGAVPGPKGGLVLVKSAAKGGV
- the rplD gene encoding 50S ribosomal protein L4, whose protein sequence is MSANVEIKTPDGKADGSIELPADVFDVQANMALMHQVVVAQQAAARQGTHDTKTRGEVRGGGRKPYRQKGTGRARQGSVRAPQFVGGGVVHGPTPRDYSQRTPKKMKAAALRGALSDRAREGQLHVVTSLVDGEKPSTKFARQALRTITEARRVLVVLHREDVLGWQSLRNLSDVHLIAPDQLNTYDVLVNDDLVFTKAALESFLSGSARRSGKATARSGASADATESDSDGEAGK
- the rplW gene encoding 50S ribosomal protein L23 → MIPDPRDILVAPVVSEKSYGLLEEKKYTFVVVPDANKTQIKIAVEQVFGVKVASVNTLNRQGKRKRTRTGYGKRKDTKRAIVTLHPESKPIEIFGGPSA
- the rplB gene encoding 50S ribosomal protein L2, with the translated sequence MGIRKYKPTTPGRRGASVADFAEITRSTPEKSLVRPLHGRGGRNAHGKITTRHKGGGHKRAYRLIDFRRLDKDGVPAKVAHIEYDPNRTARIALLHYADGEKRYIIAPEKTRQGDVIESGPRADIKPGNNLPLRNIPTGTVVHAIELRPGGGAKIARSAGASVQLVAKDGPYAQLRMPSGEIRNVDVRCRATIGEVGNSEQGNINWGKAGRMRWKGKRPTVRGVAMNPVDHPHGGGEGKTSGGRHPVNPAGKPEGRTRRNKPSDKLIVRRRRTGKKR
- the rpsS gene encoding 30S ribosomal protein S19, which translates into the protein MPRSLKKGPFVDDHLLKKVDVLNESGKKTVIKTWSRRSTIIPDMLGHTFAVHDGRKHVPVFVSEAMVGHKLGEFAPTRTFKGHVKEDRRSRRR
- the rplV gene encoding 50S ribosomal protein L22; this translates as MNARNDAVAPEGEETPSRAVARARYVRATPMKVRRVVDLVRGRHAQEALAVLRFAPQSASEPVEKVLASAIANAENNLDLDPETLWISSIYVDEGPTLKRIRPRAQGRAYRVRKRTSHITVEVESRPQATGRTRKSSVKGSAR
- the rpsC gene encoding 30S ribosomal protein S3 — encoded protein: MGQKINPHGFRLGITTDWKSRWYADKQYAEYVSEDVKIRRMLSKGMERAGISKVEIERTRDRVRVDIHTARPGIVIGRRGAEADRIRGELEKLTKKQIQLNILEVKGSESDSQLVAQNVAEQLSNRVSFRRAMRKAMQSSMRSPQVKGIRVQVSGRLGGAEMSRSEFYREGRVPLHTLRADIDYGFFEAKTTFGRIGVKVWIYKGELVGGLKAREAAAAEARAPRRDRSDRADRPDRPNRRRSGASGTTAAGTEAGRAAAETAEKTAVATSPSAGEKTEG
- the rplP gene encoding 50S ribosomal protein L16; the encoded protein is MLIPRKVKFRKQHRPDRSGAAKGGTRVTFGEFGIQALEPAYVTNRQIESARIAINRHIRRGGKVWINIFPDRPLTKKPAETRMGSGKGSPEQWISNVKPGRVLFEMTYPNETVAREALLRAIHKLPMKCRIVTREGGEF
- the rpmC gene encoding 50S ribosomal protein L29 — translated: MAAVSTAAELRELTESELVQRLREAKEELFNLRFQMATGQLENNRRLRVVRHDIARIYTVMRERELGLSVSPDQADATTSEGAA
- the rpsQ gene encoding 30S ribosomal protein S17, whose amino-acid sequence is MSENEQKTETRNNRKVREGYVVSDKMDKTVVVQLEDRKKHSLYGKVLRSTTKVKVHDEQNAAGVGDRVLLMETRPLSATKRWRIVEILEKAR